TACGACGACGTGGTCGGCGCGCGGCCGGAGCAGAAGGCGGCCAAGGGCTTCGCCGGTCACCTCGCCGCGCTGCGCCAAGGGCGGGTCACCGCCGGCCTGGTCAAGGTCGTCGGGGTGGGTGCCGCCGGGCTGGGCGCCGCCGCGCTGCTCGCCGCCGACCCCCGGGTCGCCGCGCACCCGCGCCGGCAGCGCCACGGCGCGTTCGGTCGGGGCGTCGACGTGCTGCTCGGCGCTGGTGTGATCGCCGGCACGGCCAACCTGATCAACCTGCTCGACCTGCGGCCCGGTCGTGCCCTCAAGTCCGGGCTGCTGCTCGCCGCGCCGCTGACCGGCGGCCCGCACGGCGGGATCGCCGCCGGCGCGGCCGGAGCCGCCGCCGGCGTGCTCCGTGACGACCTGGCCGAGGACGTGATGCTCGGCGACAGCGGCGCGAACGCCCTCGGGGCGCTGCTCGGCGTCGCGCTCGCCGCCCGTACCGGCCCGCTCGGCCGGGCCGGTCTGCTCGCGGTGCTCGCCGGCCTCACCGCCGCCAGCGAGAAGGTCAGCTTCACCTCCGTGATCCAGCGGACCCCGGGGCTGCGTGAGCTTGACGCACTGGGCCGGCGCGCCGACTGACGTGACAAGACCGGCACCCCTCGCCGGCGCCGGCCGGCTGGCCGGGGCAGCCGCGCTCATCGCCGTCCTCACCGTGGCCAGCCGCCTCGCCGGCTTCGGCCGCACCGCCGTGTTCACCTGGAGCCTGGCACCCACCGACCTCGGCGGCGCCTACGTGGTGGCCAACGCGGTGCCGAACTTCATCTTCGAGATCGTCGCCGGGGGAGCGCTGGCCAGCCTCGTCGTACCGCTGCTGGCCGGTGCGGTCGCGGCCGGCGACCGGACGGCCGTTGCCCGGACCACCGGTGCGCTGCTGACCTGGACGCTGGCTCTTCTGGTGCCGCTCGCGCTGCTCGTCGTGCTGTTGGCCGGTCCGGTGGTCGAGTCACTCGGCCACCACCTGACCGCCGCTCAGCAGCAGAGCGGCGTCCGGATGCTGCGGGTCTTCGCGCCGCAACTACCGCTGTACGGGGTCGGCATCGTGCTCACCGGGGTGCTCCAGGCGCACCGCCGCTTCGCCTGGCCGGTGCTCGCCCCGTTGCTGTCCAGTCTCACCGTGATCGTCGTCTACCTGGGCTTCACCGCGACACAGGGCCGGTACGCCACCGTCGGCGGGGTGAGCCCCGGTGGGGAGTTGCTGCTCTCCGCCGGCACCACCCTCGGCGTGGTGGTGCTGTCGTTGTCGCTGCTGATCCCGGTCCGCCGGCTGCACCTGGGGTTGCGGCCCGGGTTCGGGTTCCCCGCCGACGCGCGGGCCCGGGTCGGCGGGTTGGCGGTGGCCGGCGCGGTCACTGTCACCACTCAGCAGATCGCCCTGATCGTCAGCCTGAACCAGGTCACCGCCGGTGCGCGGAGCAACCCGGGCGTCTACAACCTGGCGCAGAGCGTCTACCTGCTGCCGTGGGCGGTGCTGGCGGTGCCGTTGGCCATCGCGGCCTACCCGACCCTGGCGGCGGCACGGGCCGCCGCCGACGAGGACACCTACCGGGCGACCCTGGCACCGGCCGTTCGCGGGGTGCTCCTGTTCAGTTGCCTCGGCACGGCCGCGTTGATCGGGACGGCGGGCCCGGTCGGGCACTTCTTCTTCCCCGCGTCCACGGCCTCGACCGCCGCCGCCGCGATCATCGGGTACGCCCCGGGACTGGTCGGCTACGGCCTCTTCGCGCTGCTCACCCGTGCCCTCTACGCCCGGGGCGAGACCCGGGCGGCGACTGCCGCCACCGCCGCCGGTTTCCTGGTGGTGCCAGCCGTCGTCCTGCTGTTCGGTGCGCTGCTGCCGTTGCGGGATCGGGTGCTCGCGGTGACGTCCGCCAACTCGGTGGGGATGCTGGTGCTCGGGGCGTTGCTGCTCCTGGCGGTGCGGCGTAGCGCCGGCCGTCCCGCACTGGCCGGAGCGGCACGGGCCGGGGCGGCCGGTGGCCTCGCCGGTGTGCTCGCCGCGCTCGCCGGGTGGGGTCTCACCCGATGGCTCGACACGCCGGGCGGCGGCACCCCGACGATGGCGGCGGCACTCGGTCAGGGCATGCTGTCCGGGGTTCTGGTCGGGGCTGTGTTCCTCGCCGTGGTCTGGTTCGTCGACCGGCGGGACGTACAGCCACTGCTCGCCGGGGTGCTGCGGCGTCTGGGCCGGCGGGGGCCACGGGGGCGGGGCGGCGGGCCGACGCCGAGCGCGGACTCCCCGGAGCGGGGCGACGGGAAGGAGACGGCGACTCGATGAGTGAGCCAGCTCTGCCTGCCGGCTGGTCGGGCACCGTCGCGTTGGTGCTCGCCTCCAGCACCGGCGGGGTCGGCCAGCACGTCCGCTCGGTGGCACGTGGCCTCGTCGCGGGCGGCGCGACCGTCCTGGTCTGCGGGCCTGCGGCGACCCAGGAGCAGTTCGACTTCACCGGTGTCGGTGCGCGTTTCGAGCCGGTGGAGATCCCGGCCAGCCCGACCCCGGCCGACGCCCGGGCGGTGCTCACACTGCGTCGGGCGCTCACCGCCGCCCAGGTCGATGTGGTGCACGCACACGGCCTGCGCGCCGGCTTGGTCGCCGTATTGGCCCGTTCCGCCGCCCCGCTGATCGTCACCTGGCACAACGCGGTGCTCGCGGGCGGCTTGCGGGGCGGGGTGTCCCGACTCGTGGAACGGGTGGTGGCCCGGGGCGCCCGGGTGGCCCTCGGCGCCTCCACGGACCTGGTGCAACGGGCCGCCGCGCTGGGCGCCAACGACGCCCGACTCGCCCCGGTCGCCGCGCCGACGTTGCCCGCGCCGCGTCGACGCCCGGCGGCGGTACGCGCCGAGTTCGGGGTCCGCCCGGACCAGCCGTTGATCGTCTCCGTTGGTCGGCTGCACCCGCAGAAGCGCTACGACGTGCTGATCGACGCGGCGGCCCGCTGGCGTACGCGTACCCCACCGCCGGTCGTGGTGATCGCGGGCAGCGGGCCGGCCTACCTGCCGCTGGCTGCCCGGACCTCCGCGGCCCGTGCGCCGGTGACCCTGCTGGGGCACCGCACCGACGTGGCCGACCTGCTCGCCGGCGCCGACCTCGCGGTGGTGACCAGCGACTGGGAGGCCCGGCAGCTGTTCGCCCAGGAGGCGCTGCGCGCTGGCGTACCGCTTGTCGCCACCGCTGTCGGCGGGCTGCCGGAGCTGGTCGGCGACGCTGCCACGCTCGTTCCCGCCGGTGATGTGGACGCGGTCGACACGGCGGTGCGCGCGCTGCTGGACGATCCGGCGGCCCGGACCGAGTTGGGCCGGCGCGGCGCCGCACGGGCGGCGACGTGGCCGACCGAGACGGACACCGTCGCCGCGCTGGCCGCCCTCTACGCCGAGCTGGCCGTGGAACCCACCGGTCCGGCGGCCGCCCCAGGCTCCGACGCCCCGAGAACGGGACACCGGTGATGCTGCGCCGAATCGCTCCCGCACTGTTGACCGTGCTCGTGGTGGCGCTGGGCGTCACCGCGCTCGCCGCCCGCCCACCGCAGGGTATCCCGCAGCGCACCGCCGACTTCGTGGTGCTCGCCGGGGTCGCCGGGCTGCGGTGGGAGGACGTGGATCCGCAGAGCACCCCGACGTTGTGGCGGATGGCCCAGGAGGGGTCGATCGGCTCGCTGTCGGTGCGCTCCGCGCACCGACCCACCTGCCCGGTGGACGGCTGGCTGACCCTGGGGGCGGGCAGCTTCGCCGCGTGGAACGGCAGCCGGGTGGACGGTGGCTGCCCACCGGCCGGGGTGGCCGTGGAGCAACCGGACGGCATCGGCGCGAACCTGCCCGACCAGGAGAGCGTGGTCCAGTACAACCAGCAGCGCCTGGCCTGGGGTGCCGTGCCCGGATCGCTGTCGGAGTCGGTGCGGTGCTCGGTCGCCGTGGGCCCGGGTGCGGCGGTGGCCGCCGCCCGACCGTTCGGCCGCGTCGACCGGTACGCCTCGGCGTTGCCCGCTGATCCTCGGGTGCTGCTCGGCTCGTGCGTGCTGAGCATCGTCGACCTCGGCACGGTCGCGGGGACCGACCCGGCGACCCGCGCCGGGGAGGCCCGCGCGGCGGACGCCCAGCTGGCCCGGGTGCTGGCCGCCCGGCCACCTCGGTCGTTGGTGCTGGTCGCGGGGATCTCCGACACCGACCAGACGTCGCGGCTGCACGTGGCGGTCGCCGACGGGCCAGGCTGGGAGCGGGGGTGGCTCACCTCGGCCAGCACCGGCCGGGACGGATACCTGCAACTCGTCGACCTCGCGCCGACCGCCCTCGCCGCGCTGGGCCGGCCGATGCCGGAGCGACTCTTCCTCGGCCGTCCGGCGACCAGCAGCGGCGACCGTCCGGCCGACCTGGTCGACGCGATCAACGCCCCGGCGGACGCCGATCGGGAGGCGGCCGCCCAGCGGGACGTCTCCGGCCGGTTCTTCACACTGCTCGCCGGTGTGCAGGTGCTGCTGGCGCTCGCCATGCTGCCGCTGCTGCGCCGGGCCCGTCCGCACGCCGGGCCCAGTGGCCCGACCCCCGTCTCCGGGCGGATCGTGGCAGTGGTGGAGCTGCTGCTGGTCGCCGCGGCGTTGACGGTGCCGGCGGCGCTGCTGGCCGACGCGGTGCCCTGGTGGCGCGGCGAGCACCCCGGGTGGATCTTCGCCGGGGTGACCGCGCTGCTGGTGGCCGCCGGCACCACGGCGGTGCGGTTCGCCCCCGGGTACGCGGGCAGCCTCGGCCCGGTCGGCGCGGTGGCCGGTCTCACCACCTTTGTCGTCGGGCTGGACGTGCTCACCGGGGCCAGCCTCCAGCTCAACGGCGTGGTCGGCTACTCCGCGTTGCAGGGCGGCCGGTACGCCGGGTTGAGCACGGTGGGGCTGGGAGTGTTCCTCGCCGGCGCGTTGCTCAGCGGGGGCTGGCTCGCGCAACGGGTGCACCGTGGCTGGCGGCCGGCGGTGATGGTGGCCGTGGGTGGCCTCGCCGTGGTGGTGGTCGGCAGCCCGTACCTGGGTGCCGACCCGGTCGGCGCGATCGCGCTCACCGCCGGGGTGAGCGTCGCCGCCGTGATCAGCGCCGGCGGCTGGTTGACGATCACCCGGTTGGCCTGGGCCACCATGGCCGCCCTGGCGGTCGGCATCGGTTTCGCCGTGGTGGACCTGCGCCGTCCGGCGGCGGAGCGGGGCAGCCTGGGTCGGTTCCTCTCCGCGCTCGGTGACGGCACCGGCGGGTTCACGGTGCACCGATCCAGCACGGAGAATTTCGAGACGTTGGTCAACAGCCCGCTGACCGTGCTGGCGCTGGCCGGTGGGTTGCTGGTGTGGTTCGCCCTGTTGCAGCCGTGGGGTGGGCTGATGCGGCTGTTCGGCATCTACCCGGCGGTCCGGGCCGCGTTGGCCGGCACCGTGGTCGCCGCGGTGATCGGTGGTGTGCTCGACGGCGCGGCGCTGGACGTGATGGGCGCTGCCGCCGCGTTGGTGGTGCCGATGGCCGCCCTGGCGTCGTTGCGGGTGCTCGGGCACGCCGCCGACCGGACCCGCCCGGTCCCGGGCCGCTTCCGCGTGGACGGCGCCGACGACGACTCGGGGTCCGGCGGGGTCGGCCCGGCCGGTGGGGGTGGCGGCCCGACCGTCGGTGGTGGGCCTCTGGGTGCGGTCCATCCCCGTCCCATCAGTGGCCCGCCCGCGAGCGCACCCGCCCCGGATGCGCCGCCCTCGGATCCCTCCGCTGGCGCCGACGACCCGGCGGAGCCGACCGCGAGCGGGTCGACGCCGGATGCCGCTCCGCCGGTGGTCGTACCGCCCCGGCAGGTCACCCGGTCGTCGACCGAGGTTGCCGCTTCCTGAGCGCCGGGCCTCGTCCGGATGACCCGGTGGTGTCGCAGGCGGGGTGCGGCCTGCGGGTACCCGCCCGGGAGGTGTTACCGTCAAATCCCGTGGATCGCGTGATCACTTAGCTGATCAAGCACGGCGGTCTGCATGACCGCGACAGACGACACGGGAGCAGGCCTTGGCCCCATCAGCACGGACGACCAGGCACATTTTCGTCACCGGGGGCGTTGCCTCCTCGCTGGGTAAGGGCCTTACCGCCTCCAGCCTCGGCAACCTGCTGACCGCGCGCGGGTTGCGCGTCGTGATGCAGAAGCTCGACCCCTACCTGAACGTCGACCCGGGGACGATGAACCCGTTCCAGCACGGTGAGGTCTTCGTCACCGAGGACGGTGCCGAGACCGACCTCGACGTCGGGCACTACGAGCGTTTCCTGGACCGGGCGTTGTCCGGGAAGGCGAACGTCACCACCGGCCAGATCTACTCCGACGTGATCGCCAAGGAGCGGCGCGGCGAGTATCTGGGCGACACCGTTCAGGTCATCCCGCACATCACCAACGAGATCAAGTCGCGGATCCTGGCGATGGCCGACCCGGACGAGGACGGCCAGCTCCCCGACGTGGTGATCACCGAGGTCGGCGGCACGGTCGGCGACATCGAGTCGTTGCCGTTCCTGGAGGCGATCCGCCAGGTCCGCCACGACCTCGGTCGGGACAACTGCTTCTACCTGCACGTCTCGCTGGTGCCGTACCTGGCGCCGTCGGGTGAGCTGAAGACCAAGCCGACCCAGCACTCGGTGGCGCAGCTGCGCAACATCGGTATCCAGCCGGACGCGATCGTGCTCCGCTGCGACCGGGAGATCCCGGTGAAGCTCAAGGAGAAGCTGTCGCTCTACTGCGACGTGGACACCGAGGCGGTCGTCGCCGCCCCGGACGCCCCGAGCATCTACGACATCCCGAAGGTGCTGCACCGTGAGGGGCTCGACGCGTACGTGGTGCGTCGGCTCGGCCTCTCCTTCCGGGACGTGGACTGGACCAGCTGGGACGACCTGCTGGAGCGCGTGCACCGCCCCCGGCACACGGTCACCGTCGCGGTGGTCGGCAAGTACGTCGACCTGCCCGACGCGTACCTGTCGGTGAGTGAGGCGATCCGGGCGGCAGGTTTCGGCCACCGGGCCCGGGTGCAACTGCGCTGGGTGCCCAGCGACGAGTGCGTCACCCCGGCCGGCGCCGCCGCTGCCCTGGCCGGCGTGGACGGCATCCTCATCCCCGGCGGCTTCGGCGTGCGCGGCATCGAGGGCAAGATCGGCACCGCCCGGTACGCCCGGGAGAACGGCATCCCGCTGCTCGGCCTCTGCCTCGGTCTGCAGTGCATGACCATCGAGGTGGCCCGGCACCTGGCCGGCCTGGACGGCGCCAACTCGTTGGAGTTCGACGAGCAGGCCGCGCACCCGGTCATCGCCACGATGGCCGACCAGGAGGACATCGTCGCCGGCAAGGGCGACCTGGGCGGCACCATGCGGCTCGGGGCGTACCCGGCGACGCTGACCGAGGGCTCGATCGTCGCCGAGGCGTACGGCAGCACCGACATCAGCGAGCGGCACCGGCACCGTTACGAGGTGAACAACGCCTACCGGGACGCGCTGACCAAGGCGGGCCTGCACGTCTCCGGCACCTCGCCGGACGGCCGGCTTGTCGAGTTCATCGAGCTGGACCGGAGCCTGCACCCGTTCTTCGTGGCCACCCAGGCGCACCCAGAGCTGAAGAGCCGCCCCACCCGCCCGCACCCGCTGTTCGCCTCGTTCGTCAAGGCCGCGGTGGCGTACTCGCAGGCCGACCAGCTGCCCGTCGACCTGGACGCGGCGACGGAGGCCCCGACGACGCGCAAGGCCGCCCGCAACGGCGCCGCGACGAAGGCGGCGTCCGCGTCGTGACCGAGATCGAGCACCGCTACGAGGTGCGTTCCCGCGAGGAGCGTTACCGGGGTCGGATCTTCGACGTGGTCACCGAGGAGGTGACCATGCCGGGCGGCGGGACCGGGCTGCGCGACCTCGTCCGGCACGTCGGCGCGGTCGCCGTGGTGGCGCTCGACGACGCCGGCCAGGTGGTGCTGATCCGGCAGTACCGGCACCCGGTCGGGCGGCACCTGTGGGAGTTGCCCGCCGGGCTGATGGACGTCTCCGGTGAGGAGTTGCCGGCCGCCGCGTTGCGGGAGCTGGCCGAGGAGGTCGACCTCACGGCCGGTCAGGTCGACGTGCTGGTCGATCTGCACAGCTCGCCCGGGTTCACCAACGAGTTGGTGCGGGTCTTCCTGGCCCGGGACCTCGCCGAGGTGCCGGTCGCCGAGCGCCACGAGCGCCACGACGAGGAGGCCGACCTCCAGGTCGTCCGGATCGACCTGGACGAGGCGGTCGCCATGGTCCTGGCCGGTGAGATCACCAACGCGTCCGCGGTGGCCGGGCTGCTCGCCACGGCCCGCGCCCGCGACACCGGTTGGTCGGCGTTGCGCCGGGCGGACGCGCCGCTGCCACGCTGAGCGTCGTCGTCTGTCCAGCCGGCGAGGGGGTACGCGCGAAGGGGCCCCGCGGTCAGCCGCGGGGCCCCTTGCCGTCGGTCGGGTCTATCAGTCGCGCAGCGGCCGGCCCTGCGCGTCCGTGCCGCCGTTGACCAGGATGAGGATGCCGTCGATGAGGCCCCAGAGCGCGCCGACACCGCAGGTCACGAGGCTCACCACGAGCTGGAGAACGGCGATCTTGGTGTGTCCGGTGTAGAACCGACCGGCGCCGAAGGTGCCGAGCAGGATGCCGAGGATGCCCGCGACGACCTTGCTCTTGTCGGAGTGATCCGGGGCGTACCCGGGCTGGTAAGGGGGTGTGGTCATGGGCGGACATGATAGTGATCCACTTACTCGATGTCCGCATCAGCTTCCGACAGATGGGACGATGATGGCCGAACAGTGTCCTGACGGCTATGAGGCGCTGCGCCGCCCATTCCGGGCCTGGGGCCCTGACACTCCGTCAGGACACCCGGGTACCGGATGCCACTGTGCTGGCTCACGGCGCGGTCGCACGCGCCTAGACTGCCGCCGGCGGGACCGGTGGACCGCGGTGGCAAAGGGGCCATTGCGGCACCGAGCAGTCGGGGGAGAGCAGCCCCGAAGAGAGGTGTCTGCATCGTGAAGGTCGGAATCCCACGCGAGGTCAAGAACCACGAGTACCGCGTGGCGATCACGCCAGCGGGCGTCAACGAGTTCACCCGCAGTGGCCACGAGGTCTTCATCGAGTCCGGCGCCGGGCTCGGCTCCAGCATCACCGACGAGGAGTTCGCCGCCGCCGGCGCGAAGATCCTGGCCACCGCCGACGAGGTGTGGGCGACCGCCGAGCTGGTGCTCAAGGTCAAGGAGCCGATCGCCGAGGAGCACCACCGGATGCGCGAAGGGCAGGTGCTCTTCACGTACCTGCACCTGGCCGCCTCCAAGGAGTGCACTGACGCGCTGATCGACCGCAAGGTCACCGGCATCGCGTACGAGACCGTGGAGCTTCCCGACCGGTCGTTGCCGCTGCTCGCCCCGATGTCCGAGGTGGCTGGCCGGCTCGCCCCGCAGGTCGGCGCCTTCTACATGATGCGTACCGGCGGTGGGCGCGGCGTGCTGCCGGGCGGTGTCTCCGGGGTGTACGCGGCCAAGACCGTGGTCATCGGCGCCGGGGTCTCCGGCCTGAACGCCGCCGCGATCGCGCTGGGCCTGCAGTCCGAGGTGCTGCTGCTGGACAAGAACGTCGCCCGGCTGCGGTCGGCCGACGCCATCTACCGCGGCCACCTGCAGACCGTCGCCTCCAACGCGTACGAGGTCGAACGGGCCGTGCTCGACGCCGACCTGGTCATCGGCGCGGTGCTGGTGCCCGGCGCCAAGGCACCGAAGCTGATCTCCAACGAGCTGGTCTCCCGGATGAAGCCGGGCAGCGTGCTCGTCGACATCGCCATCGACCAGGGCGGCTGCTTCGAGGACTCGCGCCCCACCACGCACGCCGACCCGGTGTACAAGGTGCACGAGTCGATCTTCTACTGCGTCGCGAACATGCCCGGCGCGGTGCCGAACACCAGCACGTACGCCCTGACCAACGTCACCCTGCCGTACGCCCTGGAGTTGGCCAACCACGGCTGGCGTGAGGCACTGCGTCGGGACCCGGCGCTGGGGCTGGGCCTGAACACCCACGACGGCCACGTCACCTACGGTCCGGTCGCCGAGGCGCACGGCATGGACGTGCTCCCGCTGGCCGACGCGCTGGCCTGAGCGGTGGCGGGCTGACCGGCAACACGGACTCCGCCGGCGTGGGCGAACAGCCCACGCCGGCCCTGCGCCGTGCCGTCCGAGGCTACCTCGACCACCTCACCGTCGAACGTGGTCTGTCCGCGAACACGCTCGCCTCGTACCGTCGGGATCTGGACCGCTATCTCGCGACCCTGGCCGATGCCGGCGTCGCCGACCTCGCGTCGGTCGGCGCCGGCCTCGTCGAGTCGCACCTGGCGCGGTTGCGCGCGGGCGACGACGCACACCCGCCGCTGGCGGTCTCCTCCGCCGCCCGCGCGGCCAGCGCGGTACGCGGCCTGCACCGTTTCGCCCTGCGCGAAGGCCTGGCCGGCGGCGACCCCAGCCGCGACGTCCGCCCGCCCACCCCGCCGCGCCGGCTGCCCCGGGCGCTACCGGTCGACGACGTGGTCCGGCTGCTGGAAACCGCCGGGCCGATCACCGCCACCGGCGACGACGCGCCCCTCGCGCTGCGCGACCGGGCGCTGCTGGAGTTTCTGTACGGCACCGGCGCGCGGATCTCCGAAGCTGTCGGCGCCGCCGTGGACGACGTCGACACCGACGAGGGCACCGTGCTGCTGCGTGGCAAGGGCGGCCGGGTGCGGCTGGTGCCGATCGGTGGGTACGCCGTCGACGCGGTCCGCGCCTACCTGGTCCGGGCCCGTCCTGGGCTGGCCGCCGCCGGGCGAGGCACCCCGGCGGTCTTCCTCAACGCCCGCGGCGGCGCGCTGTCCCGCCAGGGCGCCTGGGGCATCCTGCGCCGTGGCGCGGGCCGGGCCGGGCTCCCCGTCGACGGGCCGGCCGCCGTTTCCCCGCACACCCTGCGCCACTCGTACGCCACCCATCTGCTCGACGGCGGCGCCGATGTGCGGGTGGTGCAGGAGCTGCTCGGCCACGCATCGGTGACCACCACGCAGGTCTATACCCTGGTCACCGTCGAGCGGCTGCGCGAGGTGTATGCCACGTCCCACCCGCGTGCCCGGGGCTGAGCCCGTTCACGGTCGGTGCCGACACGCCGGGCAGGTGCCGAACCCCTGCTGGTCGGTGGCGTACAGTCGGCATCGGCGCGGACCTCCTGGGGCGACACGACCGGGGTGCGCAGCGGCGCCGCGAAGGACGTCGGACGGCTCCGACGCCGGGTGGGTCGTCGGGAGGGGGCAACGAGCACATGGCTGGCAACGGTGACCGTGCCGAGACCTGGACGTCGGAGCTCCGCGAGCAGCAGGCCACGCTCGGCGCGGACCTCGGTCCAGCGGACCCGGCGGCGTACACGATGCGCAAGCCCATTCCTGAGCCGATGCCCACTGATCGGCACGGCCCTGCGCGCATCATCGCGATGGCCAACCAGAAGGGTGGCGTCGGCAAGACCACCACCACCATCAACCTGGGCGCGGCCCTTGCCGAGTACGGCCGCAAGGTGCTGCTGGTCGACTTCGACCCGCAGGGCGCGCTCTCGGTGGGGCTGGGAGTCAACCCGCACAACCTCGATCTGTCCATCTACAACCTGCTCATGCAGGACGACATCCTCGCCGAGGACGTGGTCATCAAGACCGACGTCGCGGGGCTGCACCTGCTGCCGGCCAACATCGATCTCTCCGCCGCCGAGATCCAGCTCGTCAACGAGGTGGCCCGGGAGATGGCCCTGGCCCGGGTGCTGCGTACGGTCCGCAAGGAATACGACTACATCCTGATCGACTGCCAGCCGTCGCTCGGCCTGCTGGCGATCAACGCGCTGACCGTCGCGCACGGTGTGCTCATCCCACTCGAGTGCGAGTTCTTCAGCCTGCGCGGCGTCGCGCTGCTGCTGGACACCATCGACAAGGTGCGCGAGCGGCTCAACTTCGACCTGGAGCTTGAGGGCATCCTCGCCACCATGTACGACAGCCGCACCACGCACTGTCGGCAGGTCCTCCAGCGGGTCGTCGAGGCGTTCGGTGACAAGGTCTACCAGACGGTCATCACCAAGACGGTGAAGTTCCCCGAGTCCACGGTGGCCGGTGCGCCGATCACGACGATGGACCCGGCGTCCTCCGGGGCACGCAACTACCGTCAGCTGGCCCGCGAGGTGATCGCCGCCCAGTCGGAGCGGTAGCCGGACCGCCCGGTGCCCGCCTCGTGGACTACGGTCGTCCGGTGACCGCGCCACCCCTCGACCCGCCGCAGGCCGCTGCTCCGGCCGTGGTCGACGGCGTGCCGCCCGCCGATTCCGCTGCCACCGGCTTCACCGTCCGGCTGGCCAACTTCACCGGCCCGTTCGATCTGCTGCTGCAACTCATCGGCAAGCACAAGCTCGACGTCACCGAGGTGGCCCTGCACACGGTCACCGACGAGTTCATCGCCTACATCCGGGCCATGGGCGACAACTGGGACCTGGACGAGGCCA
The window above is part of the Micromonospora sp. LH3U1 genome. Proteins encoded here:
- the murJ gene encoding murein biosynthesis integral membrane protein MurJ — protein: MTRPAPLAGAGRLAGAAALIAVLTVASRLAGFGRTAVFTWSLAPTDLGGAYVVANAVPNFIFEIVAGGALASLVVPLLAGAVAAGDRTAVARTTGALLTWTLALLVPLALLVVLLAGPVVESLGHHLTAAQQQSGVRMLRVFAPQLPLYGVGIVLTGVLQAHRRFAWPVLAPLLSSLTVIVVYLGFTATQGRYATVGGVSPGGELLLSAGTTLGVVVLSLSLLIPVRRLHLGLRPGFGFPADARARVGGLAVAGAVTVTTQQIALIVSLNQVTAGARSNPGVYNLAQSVYLLPWAVLAVPLAIAAYPTLAAARAAADEDTYRATLAPAVRGVLLFSCLGTAALIGTAGPVGHFFFPASTASTAAAAIIGYAPGLVGYGLFALLTRALYARGETRAATAATAAGFLVVPAVVLLFGALLPLRDRVLAVTSANSVGMLVLGALLLLAVRRSAGRPALAGAARAGAAGGLAGVLAALAGWGLTRWLDTPGGGTPTMAAALGQGMLSGVLVGAVFLAVVWFVDRRDVQPLLAGVLRRLGRRGPRGRGGGPTPSADSPERGDGKETATR
- a CDS encoding site-specific tyrosine recombinase XerD, which translates into the protein MGEQPTPALRRAVRGYLDHLTVERGLSANTLASYRRDLDRYLATLADAGVADLASVGAGLVESHLARLRAGDDAHPPLAVSSAARAASAVRGLHRFALREGLAGGDPSRDVRPPTPPRRLPRALPVDDVVRLLETAGPITATGDDAPLALRDRALLEFLYGTGARISEAVGAAVDDVDTDEGTVLLRGKGGRVRLVPIGGYAVDAVRAYLVRARPGLAAAGRGTPAVFLNARGGALSRQGAWGILRRGAGRAGLPVDGPAAVSPHTLRHSYATHLLDGGADVRVVQELLGHASVTTTQVYTLVTVERLREVYATSHPRARG
- a CDS encoding glycosyltransferase family 4 protein, giving the protein MSEPALPAGWSGTVALVLASSTGGVGQHVRSVARGLVAGGATVLVCGPAATQEQFDFTGVGARFEPVEIPASPTPADARAVLTLRRALTAAQVDVVHAHGLRAGLVAVLARSAAPLIVTWHNAVLAGGLRGGVSRLVERVVARGARVALGASTDLVQRAAALGANDARLAPVAAPTLPAPRRRPAAVRAEFGVRPDQPLIVSVGRLHPQKRYDVLIDAAARWRTRTPPPVVVIAGSGPAYLPLAARTSAARAPVTLLGHRTDVADLLAGADLAVVTSDWEARQLFAQEALRAGVPLVATAVGGLPELVGDAATLVPAGDVDAVDTAVRALLDDPAARTELGRRGAARAATWPTETDTVAALAALYAELAVEPTGPAAAPGSDAPRTGHR
- a CDS encoding CTP synthase, giving the protein MAPSARTTRHIFVTGGVASSLGKGLTASSLGNLLTARGLRVVMQKLDPYLNVDPGTMNPFQHGEVFVTEDGAETDLDVGHYERFLDRALSGKANVTTGQIYSDVIAKERRGEYLGDTVQVIPHITNEIKSRILAMADPDEDGQLPDVVITEVGGTVGDIESLPFLEAIRQVRHDLGRDNCFYLHVSLVPYLAPSGELKTKPTQHSVAQLRNIGIQPDAIVLRCDREIPVKLKEKLSLYCDVDTEAVVAAPDAPSIYDIPKVLHREGLDAYVVRRLGLSFRDVDWTSWDDLLERVHRPRHTVTVAVVGKYVDLPDAYLSVSEAIRAAGFGHRARVQLRWVPSDECVTPAGAAAALAGVDGILIPGGFGVRGIEGKIGTARYARENGIPLLGLCLGLQCMTIEVARHLAGLDGANSLEFDEQAAHPVIATMADQEDIVAGKGDLGGTMRLGAYPATLTEGSIVAEAYGSTDISERHRHRYEVNNAYRDALTKAGLHVSGTSPDGRLVEFIELDRSLHPFFVATQAHPELKSRPTRPHPLFASFVKAAVAYSQADQLPVDLDAATEAPTTRKAARNGAATKAASAS
- a CDS encoding TM2 domain-containing protein produces the protein MTTPPYQPGYAPDHSDKSKVVAGILGILLGTFGAGRFYTGHTKIAVLQLVVSLVTCGVGALWGLIDGILILVNGGTDAQGRPLRD
- the ald gene encoding alanine dehydrogenase, which translates into the protein MKVGIPREVKNHEYRVAITPAGVNEFTRSGHEVFIESGAGLGSSITDEEFAAAGAKILATADEVWATAELVLKVKEPIAEEHHRMREGQVLFTYLHLAASKECTDALIDRKVTGIAYETVELPDRSLPLLAPMSEVAGRLAPQVGAFYMMRTGGGRGVLPGGVSGVYAAKTVVIGAGVSGLNAAAIALGLQSEVLLLDKNVARLRSADAIYRGHLQTVASNAYEVERAVLDADLVIGAVLVPGAKAPKLISNELVSRMKPGSVLVDIAIDQGGCFEDSRPTTHADPVYKVHESIFYCVANMPGAVPNTSTYALTNVTLPYALELANHGWREALRRDPALGLGLNTHDGHVTYGPVAEAHGMDVLPLADALA
- a CDS encoding NUDIX domain-containing protein translates to MTEIEHRYEVRSREERYRGRIFDVVTEEVTMPGGGTGLRDLVRHVGAVAVVALDDAGQVVLIRQYRHPVGRHLWELPAGLMDVSGEELPAAALRELAEEVDLTAGQVDVLVDLHSSPGFTNELVRVFLARDLAEVPVAERHERHDEEADLQVVRIDLDEAVAMVLAGEITNASAVAGLLATARARDTGWSALRRADAPLPR
- a CDS encoding ParA family protein, producing MAGNGDRAETWTSELREQQATLGADLGPADPAAYTMRKPIPEPMPTDRHGPARIIAMANQKGGVGKTTTTINLGAALAEYGRKVLLVDFDPQGALSVGLGVNPHNLDLSIYNLLMQDDILAEDVVIKTDVAGLHLLPANIDLSAAEIQLVNEVAREMALARVLRTVRKEYDYILIDCQPSLGLLAINALTVAHGVLIPLECEFFSLRGVALLLDTIDKVRERLNFDLELEGILATMYDSRTTHCRQVLQRVVEAFGDKVYQTVITKTVKFPESTVAGAPITTMDPASSGARNYRQLAREVIAAQSER